One segment of Triticum aestivum cultivar Chinese Spring chromosome 2A, IWGSC CS RefSeq v2.1, whole genome shotgun sequence DNA contains the following:
- the LOC123189508 gene encoding uncharacterized protein, protein MAHAAHARSRCVVALLFAVAVFLACLPPAATASASSSSRAAAAALQRVEMAAMYTPQDLQEKPDVTKDAEEDVSTTGFGAEEEREVPTGPDPIHHHGRGPRRRQSP, encoded by the exons ATGGCTCATGCCGCCCACGCGAGGTCGCGCTGCGTCGTCGCGCTGCTCTTCGCCGTCGCCGTCTTCCTCGCCTGcttgccgcccgccgccaccgcctccgcctcctcgTCTTCCCGGGCAG CGGCGGCGGCATTGCAACGAGTCGAGATGGCGGCCATGTACACCCCGCAGGACCTGCAGGAGAAGCCGGATGTGACCAAG GACGCGGAGGAGGACGTGAGCACGACGGGGTTCggcgcggaggaggagagggaggtgcCCACCGGGCCGGACCCCATCCACCACCACGGCAGGGGACCCAGGCGCCGGCAGTCGCCCTGA
- the LOC123189507 gene encoding FT-interacting protein 1: MAYPYVFHAQAPPARAEEYKSKGAMPQPQVRPQWPAGSGSGAGRGRGGGGAGWMGLGSRERPLASAYDLVEQMHYLYVRVVKARGIPVGAVTGGCSPYVEVRLGNYRGTTPHQERKSNPEWNQVFAFSRERVQATALEVFVRDRDAVARDDYVGRIAFDISEVPLRVPPDSPLAPQWYRLESVRHGGKMLLPTEVMLAVWVGTQADEAFGDAWHADAASVRGGADGAAAVQSTRSKVYVTPKLWYLRINVLEAQDVVTGGFVGDKVRQQHVEVFAKVQVGGMMLRTKPCAMRNPTSLAWNEELVFVVAEPFEDPAVLIVEARAHPGKDEIVGRAVLPLTIFEKRLDRVAIHSQWFSLEPFGHPLRRPEATFAGRVHLRACLEGAYHVMDEPTMYVSDTRPTARQLWRPPVGVLEVGVLGAQGLTPMKTADGRGTTDAYCVAKYGQKWVRTRTVVDSCSPRWNEQYTWEVYDPCTVLTLAMFDNCHLGKANAAAGNAVLRDQVMGKVRIRLSTLEMDKVYTNAHPLVVLHPSGVRKNGELCLAVRLTSVSLASVVCLYGKPLLPKMHYVQPFAIPQLDALRRQAMSIVAARLSRAEPPLRREVVEYMLDAGSHLWSMRRSKANFLRVTALLSGAASMARWLVDVCHWRNPVTTVLVHLLFVTLMCFPELILPTVFLYMAMTGLWNYRRRPRRPSSMDARLSCAEATHPDEIDEELDTFPTSKPNDVVRLRYDRLRSVAGRIQTVVGDVATQGERVRSLLAWRDPRATALFTALCLVAAVTLYVTPLRGVALVAGLYALRHPRFRSRTPSAAGNFFKRLPSRADTML, encoded by the coding sequence ATGGCGTACCCGTATGTCTTCCACGCGCAGGCGCCACCGGCCAGAGCGGAGGAGTACAAGTCCAAGGGCGCAATGCCGCAGCCACAGGTCAGGCCCCAGTGGCCTGCCGGCAGCGGCAGCGGTGCCGGGCgtgggcgtggcggcggcggagccgggTGGATGGGTCTTGGCTCCCGGGAGAGGCCGCTCGCGAGTGCTTATGATCTCGTGGAGCAGATGCATTACCTGTACGTGCGCGTCGTCAAGGCGCGCGGGATCCCCGTGGGCGCGGTCACCGGCGGCTGCAGCCCCTACGTCGAGGTGCGCCTCGGCAACTACCGCGGCACGACGCCGCACCAGGAGAGGAAGTCGAATCCAGAGTGGAACCAGGTGTTCGCCTTCTCCAGGGAGCGCGTCCAGGCCACGGCCCTCGAGGTGTTCGTCAGGGACAGGGACGCCGTGGCGCGCGACGACTACGTCGGCAGGATCGCGTTCGACATCAGCGAGGTGCCGCTGCGCGTGCCGCCCGACAGCCCGCTCGCGCCGCAGTGGTACCGCCTCGAGAGCGTGCGCCACGGCGGCAAGATGCTGCTGCCGACCGAGGTCATGCTCGCGGTGTGGGTCGGCACGCAGGCCGACGAGGCGTTCGGGGACGCATGGCACGCCGACGCGGCGTCGGTGCGCGGTGGCGCTGATGGTGCGGCCGCGGTGCAGAGCACGCGGTCCAAGGTGTACGTGACGCCGAAGCTGTGGTACCTCCGGATAAACGTGCTGGAGGCACAGGACGTCGTGACGGGCGGCTTCGTCGGCGACAAGGTCCGGCAGCAGCACGTCGAGGTCTTCGCCAAGGTGCAAGTCGGCGGCATGATGCTCCGGACCAAGCCGTGCGCCATGAGGAATCCGACAAGCCTGGCGTGGAACGAGGAGCTGGTCTTCGTTGTGGCGGAGCCGTTCGAGGATCCGGCGGTGCTCATCGTCGAGGCCCGGGCGCACCCCGGCAAGGACGAGATCGTCGGGCGTGCCGTGCTGCCGCTCACCATCTTCGAGAAGCGCCTCGACCGCGTGGCGATCCACTCGCAGTGGTTCAGCCTGGAGCCGTTCGGGCATCCGTTGCGCCGGCCGGAAGCCACTTTCGCCGGCCGCGTCCACCTCCGGGCGTGCCTCGAGGGCGCGTACCACGTCATGGACGAGCCGACCATGTACGTCAGCGACACGCGCCCGACGGCGCGGCAGCTGTGGCGGCCGCCCGTCGGCGTGCTCGAGGTCGGCGTCCTCGGCGCGCAGGGGCTCACTCCCATGAAGACCGCCGACGGGCGGGGCACCACCGACGCCTACTGCGTGGCCAAGTACGGGCAGAAGTGGGTGCGCACGCGCACCGTCGTCGACTCGTGCAGCCCCCGGTGGAACGAGCAGTACACGTGGGAGGTCTACGACCCCTGCACGGTGCTCACGCTCGCCATGTTCGACAACTGCCACCTCGGCAAAGCCAATGCCGCCGCCGGCAACGCCGTCCTCAGAGACCAGGTGATGGGCAAGGTGAGGATACGCCTCTCCACGCTGGAGATGGACAAGGTGTACACCAACGCGCACCCGCTCGTCGTGCTGCACCCGTCCGGCGTGCGCAAGAACGGCGAGCTCTGCCTCGCCGTGCGCCTCACCTCCGTCTCTCTCGCCAGCGTCGTGTGCCTGTACGGGAAGCCCCTCCTCCCCAAGATGCACTACGTCCAGCCGTTCGCCATCCCGCAGCTCGacgcgctccggcgccaggcgATGAGCATCGTGGCGGCGCGGCTGAGCCGGGCCGAGCCGCCGCTGCGGCGGGAGGTCGTGGAGTACATGCTGGACGCGGGCTCGCACCTGTGGAGCATGCGGCGGAGCAAGGCCAACTTCCTCCGGGTCACGGCGCTGCTGTCCGGCGCGGCCAGCATGGCGCGGTGGCTCGTGGACGTGTGCCACTGGAGGAACCCGGTCACCACCGTGCTGGTGCACTTGCTCTTCGTCACGCTCATGTGCTTCCCAGAGCTCATCCTCCCGACCGTGTTCCTGTACATGGCCATGACCGGCCTCTGGAACTACCGGCGCCGGCCCCGCCGGCCGTCGAGCATGGACGCGAGGCTCTCCTGCGCGGAGGCGACCCACCCTGACGAGATCGACGAGGAGCTGGACACGTTCCCGACGTCGAAGCCGAACGACGTGGTGCGGCTGCGGTACGACCGGCTGCGGAGCGTGGCCGGGCGGATCCAGACGGTGGTCGGCGACGTGGCGACGCAGGGGGAGAGGGTGCGGTCGCTGCTGGCGTGGAGGGACCCGAGGGCGACGGCGCTGTTCACGGCGctctgcctcgtcgccgccgtgacGCTGTACGTCACGCCGCTCCGGGGCGTGGCGCTCGTCGCCGGGCTGTACGCGCTCCGCCACCCGCGGTTCCGGAGCCGGACGCCGTCGGCCGCCGGCAACTTCTTCAAGAGGCTGCCCTCCAGGGCCGACACCATGCTGTAG